The bacterium region GCATGCAGCATTAGCTTTTTAGCAAAGTGCGTGACGTCTTCTCTTCCCTCTAAATTCGCGGCTTCAGTCAATGCCTTGAGGTCTATTACGACCTGCTTATGCTCCAGAAGCATGTGGCTTAAGTCCGCCTTAAGACGATCTGTCATCGCCACAGCCACCTCCACTTCTGGCAAAATCTTGCCCTCCGCAAGAATTGGCAACAACCCTAACGGTGGCAAGGCATACTCTTCCTCTTTCAAGAAATGAGGGTGAAGTGCCTTTGCTACCGTCTTCGCTGCTTCACCCGTAGCTCCACCGGTCCCTATGGCTTTGGCAAGCTGGGCGTGAAGCTCATCATGTTCCGCTTTAAGTGATTGGGGCGTTTTAAATGCCATAAATTCCTCCTCCGAGATTGTCTCTTCTATGCATTCTTTTCCTGGTGAAACTTAGAGCACCTTCGTGGCCTCTTTCGGCCTGGGAGTCTGCTTCCTGTGTTTCTTTAAGATCCGTTTATCCGCAATTAGATTTCCGAAAAAGTCGGAATTTCCAAATCGATATAACATATTCCTTTAAGGTATTATATGGTTTTCTCTCTAAAGTTCAAGGTCAGGAATATGTACAAAACTAAATTAGTATACTTTGATGACGCTAAAATATATATCTATAACCAAGACAAATAGTCAAATGCAAAAGAATTGTGCGCGAGAAATAAAGCGCGAGTAATAAAGGCCAGCGAAGTTCGTGTGAAGATCCTAAAGAGGTAAGAGATAATGACCGCAGAAGTTAAGTTGGATATTTCCCCCATGTATGAAGGGGAACGCATTAGGAAAGAAGAACTATGGGTAGAGATGGGCGGCCCGAAAGCAGATGGATTTGAGTTAAGCCTAGCAACACGTATGGATCAAATCCAGGATGGAACGGTGAATGTAATTGGCCCCGATCTCAAAGAGATCAAAGAGGGTTCAACTATACCCTTCGGAATGATCTTCAAGGTTGGTGGTGAGAAGGTTGAGAAGGATCTGGAATCGATCATCGAGAGGCGCAATCATTCCCTTCTTTCTTATATCAGTGGCTTAATGCACTTGAATCAAAGGTATGATATCTGGATGAGACTGGGCAAAAGCTTACAAAAGAAGGGTGTGACCTCATGGGAACAGATATTCAAACCGGTCATCGATCTATACAAGGCTGAGATGCCCTTCATAGAGAAAATGGAAGTCACGGTGGTTACCGATCCGGCGAAGGTGAAAGAGGAGCTTGCCAATGCCATGGTCGTCTACAAGGCTCGTGACGAACGTGCCAAGGGACTGCACGATGAGGATGTTGATGTCTTCTATGGATGCACCCTCTGCCAAGCATTTGCCCCAACAAGCTCATGTGTAGTAACTCCTGATAGGCCATCCCTATGTGGCGCTATTACCTGGTTCGATGGACGCGCTGCGGCCAAGGTAGATCCAGAGGGACCCCAATTTCCCATACCCAAGACAGGGCTTAAGGATGCAATTGCTGGTGAGTATGAAAGCATCAACGAAGCGGCTGCCAAGAGATCCGGCGGCGAGTACACCACCATGAAGCTGTATACCTTCTTCGACGCACCTCATACCTCCTGCGGTTGCTTCGAGACCATAGGTTTCTACATACCTGAGGTCGACGGCATAGGATTAGCGGATCGAGATTTCAAGGGTTCAGCTCCCAACGGATTGCCTTTCTCGACTATGGCTGGCCAGACAGGCGGTGGCAAGCAGGTCGTAGGATTCCTGGGGATAGGTATTCTGTATTACTTTTCCTCTAAGTTCTTGCAAGCAGACGGCGGCTGGAGAAGGATCGTATGGATGTCCAAGAACCTCAAGGAGAGAGTAAAGGCAGGAATCCCAGAGGAGATGTATAACAAGATCGCCACTGAAGAGGATGCTAGAGATGTTACTTCCCTCAAAGAATTTCTGCTCAGGGTCGATCATCCGGTCTTAGAAGGGGTTGTGAGACCTGTTGATGACAAGAAGATTACTGAAGGCTGGAAGTTGGGAGAAGTCACTGATGATGATAAGCAAAGGGTCATCTCCTTCATCGAAGAAACCGGAGGTGAGTTCGCACGCCCTGATGTATATTCCAAACTGAGACTGAGCGAAGGACAATTGATGCAAGTAGTCGAGGTACTTCAGGAAGAAGGCATTTTAGAATAATCCTGAAACGGCAAAGGAAGAGACGCTTAACCGAAACGGAAGCTAAAGAGGCTGTATTCATTGCAGCTGTCTTTGGCTCCTGTTTCAACAATGAGCATAGGCTGGCCGCGTCGTCTATTTAAAACTAACCAAGTGCAACCAAAGAGGTTTATTATGTACAAAGTAGTTGGGTTGAATGAGAAAGAAGTAATGAATGCCGAAAGCTTCACTGAATCTTTAAGATTTCTTCATGAACACTGCTCAGAGGCTATTGCTCTAGGCGGGACACCCAGGAATTCAGAAACGACATGCTTCATCGAAGCCAAAGGAGAAACAGCTACCACCCGAATGTGTTACCCTTACGTATTTGAATTCGCAATCAAGGCAGGACTAATAAAAAATGGCAAATTGGTTGAGCCGCTAATTGAGCCACCCATAGCAGAGTTGATCGCAGCATTCAGCAGAGCTGCAGTCCTGCAAATGATGACCGGAATGGGATGTCACTGAATGCTTAATTTATCCCTCGCTACATCAGGGGTTCGGGCTGCTTTTCAATGGGCGCAAACGGCAAGCTTTTGCGATGAATAATAAGACCTTCATCAAAGCATAGCGCGCGATTCAGTATTAGACGCTTTCCCATCGGAGTGATCCCAAAGACAGGAATAGAGATTCCAATTTGGATCTTCGATCTCTTTCCTACTATTTCCCTAACTGACTTTGAGGCACAGGCCCATACAACATCGCAATATTCCGCCAAGATCTCGGCGTCTTCATTACTAATGCCGGTATTATGGACCGAAAAGATGATCGGTTCCACACCAAAAGCCTGCCCCATTTCCCATAATCGCTTGGCTTCAAATGCTCTGTGGCCAGTTACGGTTACAACTATTTTCTTGAAAAAAGCCTCTATCGCTTTTTCATATCCTTCGACTTGATCGATCTTGCATTTTTCATCAATGAGTAAACAACCTTTATGTTTCAAACCCTCTTGTATTTCTTTGATGGGCTCGGTGCTTATTAGACCGGTCATATGAGCGCCCACGGCCTGAAGCACCTTGGGTCTCGTGACTACTACCGTTCCTGCACCTTCACATACCACTACGGCAGCATCCACAAGGCCCTCGGTCATGGCATCCATTATAATTTCT contains the following coding sequences:
- the cdhC gene encoding CO dehydrogenase/CO-methylating acetyl-CoA synthase complex subunit beta — translated: MTAEVKLDISPMYEGERIRKEELWVEMGGPKADGFELSLATRMDQIQDGTVNVIGPDLKEIKEGSTIPFGMIFKVGGEKVEKDLESIIERRNHSLLSYISGLMHLNQRYDIWMRLGKSLQKKGVTSWEQIFKPVIDLYKAEMPFIEKMEVTVVTDPAKVKEELANAMVVYKARDERAKGLHDEDVDVFYGCTLCQAFAPTSSCVVTPDRPSLCGAITWFDGRAAAKVDPEGPQFPIPKTGLKDAIAGEYESINEAAAKRSGGEYTTMKLYTFFDAPHTSCGCFETIGFYIPEVDGIGLADRDFKGSAPNGLPFSTMAGQTGGGKQVVGFLGIGILYYFSSKFLQADGGWRRIVWMSKNLKERVKAGIPEEMYNKIATEEDARDVTSLKEFLLRVDHPVLEGVVRPVDDKKITEGWKLGEVTDDDKQRVISFIEETGGEFARPDVYSKLRLSEGQLMQVVEVLQEEGILE
- a CDS encoding DUF2099 family protein, which codes for MSEHTLEIAKALVKVKDGKIKVLTKPLIGRCPLRNGLYNCGEESQETVKRVLETHIRELGMYGPNRVLEINQKPVSFGASEIIMDAMTEGLVDAAVVVCEGAGTVVVTRPKVLQAVGAHMTGLISTEPIKEIQEGLKHKGCLLIDEKCKIDQVEGYEKAIEAFFKKIVVTVTGHRAFEAKRLWEMGQAFGVEPIIFSVHNTGISNEDAEILAEYCDVVWACASKSVREIVGKRSKIQIGISIPVFGITPMGKRLILNRALCFDEGLIIHRKSLPFAPIEKQPEPLM